Genomic DNA from Trichoderma asperellum chromosome 5, complete sequence:
TTCAAAAGATGGTTTGGTCAACAGAAAAAGCTCCAAAACATAGAAAGCAAGCCAGAGCGAGAATCGTTATGAAACAAGCCCTTGAACTCGCGGCGCGCCGAATTAGCCTTGATGACGCTACATATCTAGCTTTGACGACGTGTATAAAGAAGCGCTGACTAGTCTACATGCATATGTTCTTGAAATCCCGCACAATGCTTCAATTTTTTTGAAACAATCTTTATACGCAGCGCTCAATATGCAGTCCAGCACACAGCTCTTTCGAAGGAGCATCAGTTGCCCGCCCAACGTAAGCAGAGACAACAACAATACCACCATTCTTCAACTGCCGCTGGACGTGATACTGCTAGTTGGAAATTACCTATCTTTACACGACAAGTTCTTTCTTTCGCAAACTTGTCGAGCTTTTAGAAACATCATGGGGCAGGACTGGGAGTCGAAGATCTTGAGAATCTCTCCAGCCGATGAGCTGACATTTTGGGCAGGCCTGGCATTTGTTTTCGTGGACTATTGGGCTTGTCCGAAATGCTACAAGCTGCATCATTTCATTCCTTTAGACTTACTAGACGAGAGTCTGTCCAGGCACCCTCCTCTCTGCGGGGTCGATCTCTCTCGAGGGGCGTTTGCAGAAGAGAGTTATCGTCTCCAGTATCACCACATACAGCTCGCGCTAAAGTTCTCCCGCCTGGGCAACAGCTACTACTCGAAATACCTGGCAGCATTGATGAAGAAGCATACGTATACGGACGCGTCAACGAGAGACCTCTTTTCAAAATCCTACACGGCCGAGCCCAGGATTATAGACAGCCGATTCTTCCTGCGAGAAGAGTGGAAGATCAGCAACTCCATATTTTCCTTGGTCGACACCATCGACATCCACCGCTTTCTCATCCCCGTATGCCCACACTTACGCATCATCTGCGGCGGAGTCTGGCTTTCCCGCAGGTGCAAGGAGGCATTCGGCAGGATATCTAAACACGCACGTGCCATCACCGGACTCGAAGACGGGATCGAGTCGGCTTTGGCACACCCAGGGCAGTGGATATCTGTTTCTTGTCCGCGTTGCCCTACCGACTGCGATATCAAAGTCTCCAAGGGACTGAATAAGGTGAAGGTTATGGCTTGGCACGATTTTGGGATAGAAGGGTCGCCGTTGGATGGCGGCTGGGAGGCCCATGTTGAATCTGGGTCTTACACCGACTGGCTTACGCCAGGGCCTACTTTGGCCGATCGAAACAACAGTGTTCGAAACATATGGTCGGATATTACGCGTAATAGGTGAGTGGCTCTAGAGAGTGAAATTAAAAACCACAGTCGCTGCTCAGAAACGTTGAAATATTAATTGCAACACAGGCGTAAACTGGCGTTGCAGCGTCCGAATTGACAAATGTCTTAAGAGAGGGTTTTACCATGCGAATTCTGAAAAAAGTTTatctctttattattttttgttTAATTTGTGCATCAGCCCCGATAGACTTAGATTGAAATAGATAGCGAGTTAGCCGCCTCACTATTTCTCATATTCGGCAACCAACCGATATAATACGCCCCCCTATTGCATCTCCAACATGGATATATCTCTTTTCAAAGTTCATTTAGGCCATTTGCTCCAAAGATTTCCAAAGGCTCCTCTCAACTCTCAAGGCCTCTGAAGATTCCGCCGCTGCACCCAGCCCTGCCAGGATAACGACCATATCTTCCGAGCCGGACACATTGCAATCGGGCCATTCTTCAGCTACGCCGCTGCCTCCGACCCTGTCAGATTAACGACCATGCTAGAAGAACGCGCCAATTGCATGTGAGCCGTTAGTCGAACAAAAAGGCTGCCCGCTGCCCCCGGCCCTGCCAGGTTAACGGGTATGCTTCCAAGTCGACTAGCACTTGGCGCTGGAGTCCATTATATTTTGCTTTGAATTTCATGTTATCACCAATAGAGACGAAAGCTATGTCCGCTTTGTACTCGTGACGGCGCAAGCCACGGAATTATCACCAAGAAACCATAGCTCCTGTCCGGGGTCTCTTCTAGACGACCGCGTGGAGCGTAAAAGCCGTTGTGTGGAAGGCGAGGGCTTTCGCTCTTGGGGTTTGTTCCGACGAGATTGTTTCTTCGGCGCAGATGAGCTCTGTTCTTTGATTGAGCGTCTCTTATCGACTCGTTGCCGGCTCGGGGCTCGGGGCGTTCTTGGAGGCTTTCTTTGAAGCTTCTTTTTGGGCTTTTTCGTCTCTGTTGCTGCAGTAGATATCTCAGGAGTAAGTCCATGCACAAGCCTATCCTCATCGGCTTGTAGAATCTCTTGGCTGGCATCAACGACCTCAGAACTTGTCCCTgatgctggctggctggactCTTCTATGTAGAAGGCTCTGTTTGGGTCTATGATTTGGTCGTCCGTCTGTACCCATACATGTTCTCCACCATGCTCTTGCACGGGTAGCTGCGTTGTATCATTGATCTCAGATAAAGGAGACGGGCTAGGATCCCCTGTATCAACAATACTAGGATTTCTCTCCGAGGGTGATTGCGTGCGCTCTTCTATATAGAAGGCTTTGTTTGGGTCGAGTATTGAGGGGACCCTTTGTATGCGCTCCTCGTCTACCGTATCTGGATCGTAGTTGGAAGGCACCGCAGTAGAGGGAATACTAGAGTCTCTCTCGGCCGATGATGGAGCCCTACCTGGTTGGTCCTGATTAGCTGATCGTCTTGGAGACTGCGTTGACCTGTTGTGTAGACTGTCGGTTGTTTTagtcctcttctttcttgcttCGCCCAGGGAATCATCTAATGATTTCCGTTTCTTGGAATGCGCAAAAGTCGGCGCACCCTCGGCACCTCTTGATTCGTCTTGCTTGGCAGCACGTCTCCCTGGATCGACATCTTCGCCACCAGTGTCCTCGCTTGCCATGCGCCGTCTCTTCCTAGTCGATCTATGCGCATCTTCGTtacttctcctctttccgGCTCTTGAGCTCTCGGTCGTTTGTCCAGGGGATAACCCGTCGGCGCGGCGCGGCGGGCCGGGCCGCTTCGAGGACGATGGTGGCCGTGACTTttcgccagcagctgctgaagccgaagccgaagccgcTGAGCTTCCTGAAGCCGGGACATTGCGAGACGATTTTAGCTTGTTGCGTGCTATTCTGGGAGAGGTCCTGCGAGGTGAGTCTGGAATTGCTGCTTCGATGGCTCCAGAAGCGGCGGCTACGCGCTTAGCGGCTCGCGCCCTCCGCATGCTCTCCAGACCTTCGTCTGCCCAGCGCCTGATCTTCTCCTGTTCCTCTCTTTCATCTCTCACAAAACCGTCAAAAAACCTCACTAGATTATCAAAAGACATGTAGCGCGCATATTGTAGAAAGGCAAACCGCCGCTGGCCCATCGAGTCATTTTTGGTGCCTGGCTTCATCTTCACATCACGGGTCTCTGGATCGTAGCATAACTGGCAAGATAGTAGAGTTGGAAA
This window encodes:
- a CDS encoding uncharacterized protein (EggNog:ENOG41), with protein sequence MGQDWESKILRISPADELTFWAGLAFVFVDYWACPKCYKLHHFIPLDLLDESLSRHPPLCGVDLSRGAFAEESYRLQYHHIQLALKFSRLGNSYYSKYLAALMKKHTYTDASTRDLFSKSYTAEPRIIDSRFFLREEWKISNSIFSLVDTIDIHRFLIPVCPHLRIICGGVWLSRRCKEAFGRISKHARAITGLEDGIESALAHPGQWISVSCPRCPTDCDIKVSKGLNKVKVMAWHDFGIEGSPLDGGWEAHVESGSYTDWLTPGPTLADRNNSVRNIWSDITRNR
- a CDS encoding uncharacterized protein (EggNog:ENOG41) yields the protein MSLSTMDPALPKPDYRHDLEWYWPFEKFPLDPNDLFTTLHDRFNTRPFPLQDPVAFHRDVYECADSSDTIDEFYSRLEERKAQRIEEMSEGWDEVSTLLVSFPTLLSCQLCYDPETRDVKMKPGTKNDSMGQRRFAFLQYARYMSFDNLVRFFDGFVRDEREEQEKIRRWADEGLESMRRARAAKRVAAASGAIEAAIPDSPRRTSPRIARNKLKSSRNVPASGSSAASASASAAAGEKSRPPSSSKRPGPPRRADGLSPGQTTESSRAGKRRSNEDAHRSTRKRRRMASEDTGGEDVDPGRRAAKQDESRGAEGAPTFAHSKKRKSLDDSLGEARKKRTKTTDSLHNRSTQSPRRSANQDQPGRAPSSAERDSSIPSTAVPSNYDPDTVDEERIQRVPSILDPNKAFYIEERTQSPSERNPSIVDTGDPSPSPLSEINDTTQLPVQEHGGEHVWVQTDDQIIDPNRAFYIEESSQPASGTSSEVVDASQEILQADEDRLVHGLTPEISTAATETKKPKKKLQRKPPRTPRAPSRQRVDKRRSIKEQSSSAPKKQSRRNKPQERKPSPSTQRLLRSTRSSRRDPGQELWFLGDNSVACAVTSTKRT